The following proteins come from a genomic window of Pelagicoccus albus:
- a CDS encoding MotA/TolQ/ExbB proton channel family protein: protein MFKFSTLLSSAILIATPALLAAQTLSQTDKEIESKLADALSRLSSARAEIRDEKVPLSRKLNELQAEIKTLDKEAERIDRLRENSNFDLTKMQESVKARQEEIQFASNLLLEYARGLETRASIAELSTLEPLIDESLLAADVEDGTGLNKQAEIMMIGLDRAKELVGGQIIQGEAILPTGAFEDGKFILFGPITYFSSDKSGLGGIAQRGASSEPSVVDIGIPDADESIATLASSKSGKLPVDSTIGNAIALASTEETIPEHIAKGGIWVYPILGFALLATMVAGFKALEIYSIKRPADSEIGKLFSAITSADQEKALHIANAMPGPLGKMFQAGSKNIFESKETVEEVLYEEMLETKPKINRMLPFIAVTAATAPLMGLLGTVTGMINTFKLITIFGTGDAKSLSSGISEALITTEFGLIVAIPALIMHAILSRRAGAMIGDMEKSGVAFINALPKKEKSAS from the coding sequence ATGTTCAAATTTTCCACCCTACTTTCTTCTGCGATATTGATCGCAACTCCTGCACTGCTTGCCGCTCAGACACTGAGTCAAACGGATAAGGAAATCGAATCCAAGCTAGCTGACGCCCTCTCTCGCCTTTCTTCGGCTCGAGCCGAAATACGCGACGAAAAGGTGCCTCTCTCCCGCAAGCTCAACGAGCTGCAGGCCGAGATCAAAACTCTGGACAAAGAAGCGGAACGCATCGATCGCCTCCGCGAAAACAGTAATTTCGACCTGACCAAAATGCAGGAGTCTGTGAAGGCTCGTCAGGAAGAAATCCAGTTCGCGTCCAACCTGCTCCTCGAATACGCAAGAGGCCTCGAAACGCGGGCATCCATCGCCGAGCTAAGCACGCTCGAACCGCTGATCGACGAGTCGCTCCTCGCCGCCGACGTAGAAGACGGCACGGGTCTTAACAAGCAAGCGGAGATCATGATGATCGGTCTGGATCGCGCCAAAGAGCTGGTCGGAGGACAGATTATACAAGGGGAAGCCATTCTCCCCACCGGAGCATTCGAAGACGGTAAGTTCATACTCTTCGGCCCAATCACCTACTTCAGTTCCGATAAATCCGGCCTAGGTGGCATCGCTCAGCGGGGAGCGTCCTCAGAGCCGAGCGTAGTGGATATCGGAATACCGGATGCGGACGAATCGATTGCAACGCTTGCCAGCAGCAAGTCTGGAAAACTCCCAGTAGACTCTACCATCGGCAACGCTATCGCTCTCGCCTCTACCGAAGAAACGATCCCCGAGCATATCGCCAAGGGCGGTATTTGGGTATATCCAATTCTTGGATTCGCCCTTCTCGCTACCATGGTCGCTGGATTCAAGGCCTTGGAAATTTACTCTATAAAGCGTCCAGCCGACTCGGAAATCGGAAAGCTGTTCTCGGCGATCACTTCTGCTGACCAGGAAAAAGCATTGCATATCGCGAACGCAATGCCCGGCCCGCTTGGTAAAATGTTCCAAGCTGGCTCCAAGAATATTTTCGAGAGCAAGGAGACAGTTGAAGAAGTTCTCTACGAGGAGATGCTGGAGACGAAGCCGAAGATCAACCGAATGCTTCCCTTCATCGCAGTCACCGCTGCGACCGCTCCGCTGATGGGTCTCCTGGGAACCGTTACCGGTATGATCAACACCTTCAAGCTGATCACCATCTTCGGCACCGGCGACGCGAAATCACTTTCTTCAGGCATCTCCGAAGCTCTTATCACCACAGAGTTTGGTCTGATCGTCGCCATCCCAGCTCTCATCATGCACGCTATCCTATCAAGGAGGGCCGGAGCTATGATAGGTGACATGGAGAAGTCGGGAGTCGCCTTTATCAATGCCCTGCCTAAGAAGGAAAAGAGCGCCAGCTAG
- a CDS encoding MotA/TolQ/ExbB proton channel family protein has translation MSSSFYESMIEIWTGGGWLMIPLAILVIVIYYVLFDTWGFLSRNNFYREDPNAWEHWIDRPEDSQGEIGHILRYVRGDRLPIADMRWRFEEVRIALLKPITRRIIFGSILTGTAPLTGLLGTVAGMLSTFGGLSTGAGGETVDVVAGGISQALITTQAGLIVAIPAYIIIASIKRRRDEMELFLSKLETYTVKRVEHLRK, from the coding sequence ATGAGTAGCTCATTCTACGAATCGATGATAGAGATCTGGACCGGCGGCGGCTGGCTCATGATCCCTCTAGCGATTCTCGTGATCGTTATTTATTACGTCCTCTTTGACACCTGGGGCTTTCTCTCTCGAAACAACTTCTATCGGGAAGACCCCAACGCCTGGGAGCATTGGATTGATCGCCCGGAAGATTCCCAAGGCGAGATTGGGCACATCTTGCGCTACGTTCGTGGAGATCGCCTCCCTATCGCCGATATGCGCTGGCGCTTCGAGGAAGTTCGCATCGCCCTCCTCAAGCCGATAACCCGTCGCATCATTTTTGGAAGTATCCTGACAGGTACCGCTCCCCTAACCGGTCTGCTCGGTACTGTGGCCGGGATGCTCAGCACATTTGGCGGACTCTCCACAGGAGCGGGAGGCGAGACCGTGGACGTGGTAGCCGGAGGCATCTCTCAAGCCCTCATCACTACGCAAGCAGGCCTCATCGTCGCGATCCCCGCCTACATCATAATCGCCTCAATCAAGCGCCGACGAGACGAGATGGAGCTGTTCCTCTCCAAACTCGAAACCTACACCGTCAAGCGCGTAGAACATCTTCGCAAGTAA
- a CDS encoding ExbD/TolR family protein, producing MRNRPSLDDSDNQTDELNISPLIDMVFILLIFFIVTTVFVEETGVDVNKPQAASAVDLEKNSILIAITDTGKVVYGGREIGLSGVRSIVRRNTQREMMPVIIQADRNVPTHLLVGVIDESKLAGAESVSISTEN from the coding sequence ATGAGAAACAGACCGTCACTAGACGATTCCGACAATCAAACCGATGAGCTAAACATCTCTCCGCTCATCGATATGGTATTCATTCTCTTGATCTTCTTTATCGTGACCACGGTATTCGTTGAAGAAACAGGTGTGGACGTTAACAAGCCGCAAGCTGCCTCCGCAGTAGATCTTGAGAAAAACAGTATCCTGATCGCAATTACAGATACAGGCAAGGTTGTGTACGGGGGACGAGAAATCGGTCTCTCCGGAGTTCGCTCTATCGTCCGTCGCAATACACAACGCGAGATGATGCCAGTAATTATTCAAGCCGATCGCAACGTACCCACGCACCTGCTGGTAGGGGTGATCGACGAATCTAAGTTGGCCGGAGCCGAATCGGTCAGCATTTCGACCGAGAATTAG
- a CDS encoding energy transducer TonB — MKLAQDSSGYRSPSYKQGLAIRVALTLLMGLAIFALLPFTQLITALSQSDSTVRSVEVTLPPPPPPPPEPPPPEQEAVEEPPPQMTPPPPPISLAALDLALNPGMGDAMAAAMQVGGFGVQPDAISEMQIFSIADLDEQPRFVSGRPVQLPYSMQQGRIPGRARIKILLGPEGRILAANLVESNHPDYGPAALSTVKSWVFTPPTKDGEPVRAEYILPVSSKIR, encoded by the coding sequence ATGAAGTTGGCACAAGACAGTAGCGGATATCGCTCGCCGAGCTACAAGCAAGGCCTAGCCATACGCGTTGCGCTCACCTTACTGATGGGCTTGGCAATCTTTGCCCTGCTTCCCTTCACACAGCTTATAACCGCTCTGAGTCAGAGCGACAGCACCGTGCGATCGGTGGAAGTTACGCTCCCTCCTCCGCCGCCCCCACCGCCGGAGCCGCCACCGCCAGAACAAGAGGCAGTGGAAGAACCGCCTCCGCAGATGACGCCGCCGCCGCCGCCAATCTCTCTCGCAGCCCTCGATTTGGCCCTCAACCCAGGGATGGGTGACGCGATGGCTGCTGCCATGCAAGTCGGAGGCTTCGGCGTCCAGCCGGATGCCATCTCTGAAATGCAGATCTTCTCGATCGCAGATCTCGACGAGCAGCCTCGTTTCGTCAGCGGCCGCCCTGTCCAACTTCCTTACTCTATGCAGCAGGGACGGATCCCCGGCCGGGCTCGCATTAAAATTCTATTGGGTCCCGAAGGACGGATTCTGGCAGCCAACCTAGTCGAGTCCAATCACCCCGACTACGGACCCGCCGCCCTGTCTACCGTTAAGTCCTGGGTCTTCACGCCACCAACCAAGGACGGAGAGCCCGTCCGTGCTGAATACATCCTTCCAGTCTCAAGCAAAATTCGATAA
- a CDS encoding tetratricopeptide repeat protein, with the protein MTRTHLHRSFRRLTAIVPGTIALLGISTSNAQTFPLSENAWDNPEFQERFLGSYGFMTETEPTISKEEGELFQTLAPTIRSNPQQAIETLKSAITPESSAALTYTLGNLYLQTQKADLAEQAYRDAIKKFPNFARAYMNMGLVLVQDQRFEDATPFLTKAVELGTGTDTVYGLLGLAYLNQKFYDSAIDAYRTALILNPESKDWKRGKLSALIASGENLAAQRLLNELLVEEPDNSDYWKFKANNYLTLQDTEKAAASLTVATMLGADEFSVQNLLGDLYMNEGLPALALSAYQTAIKGEGVVAERALRMLKILTDQANFEQAEVLASDIENALSLGETDPSYLELLNYKAKIALGLEQEDAAAEILENIVSVDPLNGRALILLGEYFWKKDDLENALVQFERAEKAKDFTIEAMLNRARVYVQMKDYRVAADILRSVQAIDPKPYIANYLTQVEAAIR; encoded by the coding sequence ATGACTCGTACTCACCTCCACCGCTCCTTTCGCCGACTAACCGCGATCGTTCCCGGAACCATCGCCCTGCTCGGAATCTCAACATCGAATGCGCAGACATTTCCGCTAAGCGAGAACGCTTGGGACAACCCTGAATTTCAGGAGCGTTTCCTCGGGTCCTACGGTTTCATGACCGAGACGGAACCGACCATCTCGAAAGAAGAAGGCGAACTGTTTCAAACCCTCGCTCCTACCATCCGGTCAAATCCGCAACAGGCAATCGAGACGCTCAAGTCAGCCATCACTCCGGAGTCCAGCGCCGCCCTCACCTACACGCTGGGCAACCTCTACCTGCAAACGCAGAAGGCTGACTTAGCCGAGCAGGCCTACCGCGACGCCATCAAGAAATTCCCTAACTTCGCTAGAGCCTACATGAACATGGGACTCGTGCTCGTCCAAGACCAACGTTTTGAAGACGCGACTCCTTTCCTCACCAAGGCCGTTGAACTGGGCACCGGAACTGACACTGTCTACGGATTGCTCGGGCTCGCGTATCTCAACCAGAAGTTCTACGACTCCGCTATAGACGCCTACCGCACCGCCCTGATTCTGAATCCAGAAAGTAAGGACTGGAAACGCGGCAAGCTCAGCGCCTTGATCGCTTCCGGCGAAAATCTCGCCGCTCAACGCCTTTTAAACGAACTCCTCGTCGAAGAACCTGACAACTCCGACTACTGGAAGTTCAAAGCAAACAACTACCTCACCCTACAGGACACGGAGAAAGCAGCCGCAAGTCTAACCGTTGCCACCATGTTGGGTGCAGACGAGTTTTCCGTGCAAAACCTGCTTGGCGATTTGTATATGAACGAAGGTCTGCCAGCCCTAGCCCTCAGCGCTTATCAAACCGCGATCAAAGGTGAAGGCGTTGTGGCCGAAAGAGCCTTGAGAATGCTCAAGATCCTTACCGACCAAGCGAATTTCGAACAAGCTGAAGTGCTTGCATCCGATATAGAAAACGCCCTGTCGTTGGGAGAAACAGATCCGTCCTACCTGGAACTGCTCAACTACAAGGCCAAGATCGCCCTAGGACTCGAGCAAGAGGATGCGGCAGCGGAAATTCTGGAAAACATCGTTAGCGTGGATCCGCTCAATGGCCGCGCCTTGATACTCCTCGGCGAATACTTCTGGAAAAAGGACGATCTTGAAAACGCCCTCGTACAATTTGAAAGAGCGGAAAAGGCGAAGGACTTCACGATAGAAGCGATGCTCAACCGGGCACGCGTCTACGTGCAGATGAAGGACTATCGTGTCGCAGCGGACATCCTACGCAGCGTTCAAGCCATCGATCCCAAGCCTTACATCGCCAACTACCTCACCCAGGTCGAAGCGGCAATTCGCTAG
- a CDS encoding DUF3891 family protein produces MIRIETPEGWWLMGHRDHARLAAAFGHHWSTKDFPAPEPRKEVLTAITHHDDAWVERDSEPELTPEGRPSAFTKELVGTYDAFEEIDFYAYLKVRGQATEAQADANPYAAMLISMHTESLLTNGADLSTLTEEERVAHGEFIAGQQKRQKELLAEAIKRDPSLEPYSTPETLRRAFEFLQACDSFSLITCVAFPTSIPLQHLHPDESGARHEIKVIPLGDNCYRLEPYPLDEEKISLTVPARFVPGNTFENVEAFRSAFSVAQEEKITITLTK; encoded by the coding sequence ATGATTCGTATCGAAACCCCTGAAGGTTGGTGGCTAATGGGCCATCGCGATCACGCACGTTTAGCCGCCGCATTTGGCCACCACTGGTCGACAAAGGACTTTCCAGCTCCAGAGCCTCGCAAAGAAGTGCTCACAGCAATCACCCACCACGACGACGCCTGGGTGGAGCGGGATAGCGAACCGGAACTCACTCCCGAAGGCCGTCCTAGCGCCTTTACCAAAGAGTTGGTCGGCACCTACGACGCTTTTGAGGAAATTGACTTCTACGCATACTTAAAGGTACGCGGCCAAGCAACGGAGGCACAAGCGGATGCCAATCCCTACGCCGCTATGCTGATCAGCATGCACACCGAGAGTTTGCTTACCAACGGAGCCGACCTCAGCACCTTAACGGAAGAGGAACGAGTTGCTCACGGCGAATTCATCGCCGGACAACAAAAGCGTCAAAAAGAGCTGCTAGCGGAAGCAATTAAACGCGACCCGAGCCTAGAGCCTTATTCGACTCCAGAAACGCTCCGCCGGGCTTTCGAATTCCTTCAAGCCTGTGACAGCTTTTCGCTCATCACCTGCGTCGCTTTTCCAACCAGTATCCCTTTGCAGCATTTACACCCGGATGAATCTGGGGCTCGCCATGAGATTAAAGTGATTCCGCTTGGCGATAATTGCTACCGCCTCGAGCCCTACCCATTGGACGAGGAAAAGATAAGCCTAACGGTCCCAGCTCGCTTTGTACCTGGCAACACCTTCGAGAATGTAGAAGCCTTCCGCAGCGCGTTTTCAGTCGCTCAGGAAGAAAAGATTACCATCACTTTGACCAAGTGA